From one Paenibacillus terrae HPL-003 genomic stretch:
- the fdrA gene encoding acyl-CoA synthetase FdrA encodes MLHTIIKKNSYQDSVNLMLLTNYISALEGVVQASIMMGTPANKDIMRNSGLYTDELEMAGANDMCIVIDTEAHTGLDDILVAVDSFLSDQSVSSSQSSTESVRSWERALKENPNANLAIISVPGQYAAAEADKALDYGLHAFIFSDNVPVAEELSLKQKAHDKGLLVMGPDCGTGIISGVPLAFANRVKAGNIGIVGASGTGIQEVTTLIDRMGGGISHAIGTGGRDLSETVGAITMLDGIRGLAHNDQTEVIVVVSKPPAKAVREKVVSQLQGLPKPVVTLFLGEKPSIHEGNVYEAYTLEEAAMIAIDLAKGAAVQPLYSLPIDVPKTALNPGQISIQGLYAGGTLAAEAAMLIADALQLKDGLIHEAGYVLRSNGHAIVDLGDDMYTQGKPHPMIDPATRIQHIEKAAQDPATAVILFDVVLGYGGHDDVAGVLAPAIEKAAAKAKTEGRNLYFVAALCGTHQDPQSYAEQMRKLEQAGVLVKESNNQAVRTVLAMMQLVLEDVPKAHRPATTFAPQAFSTSAAIEALLAGKPSVINVGLRKFTESITASGASAIQYDWRPVAGGSMKMQQILDQLKDYQFTS; translated from the coding sequence ATGCTGCATACGATCATTAAAAAAAATTCGTATCAAGATTCGGTCAATTTGATGCTCCTGACCAATTATATTTCTGCGCTTGAAGGTGTGGTGCAAGCGTCGATCATGATGGGGACGCCGGCTAACAAAGACATTATGCGCAATTCCGGGTTGTATACGGATGAGCTGGAGATGGCCGGGGCCAACGACATGTGCATTGTCATCGATACCGAGGCGCACACCGGACTGGATGATATTCTCGTGGCGGTTGACAGCTTCTTAAGCGATCAATCTGTCAGCAGCAGCCAGTCCTCAACTGAGAGCGTACGCTCATGGGAGCGCGCATTGAAGGAGAACCCGAATGCCAACTTGGCCATTATTTCGGTTCCAGGTCAATACGCGGCGGCAGAAGCCGACAAAGCGCTTGATTACGGACTGCATGCCTTTATTTTTAGTGACAATGTACCGGTAGCAGAAGAATTGAGCCTGAAACAGAAGGCACATGACAAAGGACTGCTCGTGATGGGTCCTGATTGCGGTACAGGTATTATTTCAGGTGTTCCGCTCGCCTTCGCGAATCGAGTGAAAGCGGGCAATATCGGTATCGTCGGCGCATCGGGCACAGGCATCCAAGAGGTGACTACGCTGATCGACCGCATGGGCGGCGGCATCAGTCACGCGATTGGCACCGGGGGACGTGACCTCTCGGAGACTGTCGGGGCGATTACGATGCTGGACGGTATCCGCGGACTGGCGCATAACGACCAGACTGAGGTAATCGTCGTTGTTTCCAAGCCGCCAGCCAAGGCGGTGCGCGAGAAGGTCGTAAGCCAGCTACAGGGGCTGCCGAAGCCGGTGGTCACTCTCTTCCTGGGAGAGAAACCGTCCATACATGAAGGGAATGTCTATGAAGCTTATACGTTGGAGGAAGCGGCGATGATTGCGATTGATCTGGCAAAAGGCGCTGCCGTGCAGCCGTTATATAGCTTGCCGATCGATGTGCCGAAGACAGCATTGAATCCGGGACAAATCTCGATTCAGGGTTTGTATGCAGGCGGCACATTAGCTGCCGAAGCGGCTATGCTCATCGCGGATGCCCTTCAACTGAAGGATGGACTTATCCATGAAGCAGGTTATGTCCTCAGATCAAACGGTCATGCCATCGTTGATTTAGGCGACGATATGTATACGCAAGGCAAGCCGCATCCGATGATCGATCCGGCTACCCGGATTCAGCATATTGAGAAGGCTGCGCAAGATCCTGCCACTGCGGTCATTTTATTCGACGTCGTGCTGGGGTACGGCGGTCATGACGACGTGGCGGGCGTGCTGGCACCGGCTATTGAAAAGGCCGCAGCCAAGGCGAAGACTGAAGGGCGCAACCTCTATTTTGTAGCTGCTCTGTGCGGCACCCATCAAGATCCGCAGTCTTATGCAGAGCAGATGCGCAAGCTCGAACAGGCGGGCGTGTTAGTCAAAGAGAGCAACAATCAGGCGGTGCGCACGGTGCTGGCCATGATGCAGCTCGTCCTCGAAGACGTGCCAAAGGCACACCGTCCTGCAACAACGTTCGCTCCCCAGGCGTTCTCCACTTCTGCCGCAATCGAAGCGTTGCTTGCCGGGAAGCCGTCTGTCATTAATGTGGGGTTGCGAAAGTTTACAGAATCCATTACTGCAAGCGGTGCTTCCGCGATCCAGTACGATTGGAGACCGGTTGCGGGCGGCAGCATGAAGATGCAGCAAATATTAGACCAATTAAAAGATTACCAGTTTACGAGTTAA
- the allE gene encoding (S)-ureidoglycine aminohydrolase, which translates to MGYPKDLLSSRSIIKRGNFALIPPEGLVKNIVPGFEQCDLTILASPRLGAKFVDYVITMHEGGKNVQGFGEAGVETFVYCMEGRVKASADEESYLLQEGGYLYCPPGVKLYLKNEQAEDTRLFLYKQKYTPLEGNDSSPWVVSGNVHDIEQIDYDGMTNVKLKDLLPTDLAFDMNFHILSFEPGGCHPFVETHYQEHGAIMLSGEGVYNLDNEWIPIKKGDYLYMGPYVPQATYAVGREPFAYLYSKDCNRDASL; encoded by the coding sequence AAAAGATTTGTTATCGAGCCGTTCCATTATCAAGCGTGGCAACTTCGCCTTAATTCCGCCGGAGGGTTTGGTTAAAAATATTGTGCCTGGCTTTGAACAATGCGATTTGACGATACTGGCTTCCCCGCGTCTTGGCGCCAAATTCGTCGATTATGTGATAACGATGCACGAGGGAGGCAAGAACGTGCAAGGCTTCGGCGAAGCTGGCGTGGAAACCTTCGTGTACTGTATGGAAGGACGGGTGAAAGCTTCTGCGGATGAAGAATCATACTTGCTGCAGGAAGGCGGGTACTTGTATTGTCCGCCGGGCGTGAAGCTGTACTTGAAGAACGAGCAGGCTGAAGATACCCGGTTGTTTTTGTACAAGCAGAAATATACGCCGCTTGAAGGAAATGACTCTTCTCCATGGGTTGTTTCAGGGAACGTGCACGATATTGAGCAGATCGATTACGACGGCATGACGAATGTAAAGCTGAAGGACTTGCTTCCAACCGATCTTGCATTCGATATGAATTTTCATATTCTGTCGTTTGAGCCCGGCGGCTGTCATCCATTCGTAGAGACGCATTATCAGGAGCATGGGGCGATTATGCTGTCCGGTGAAGGCGTCTATAACCTGGACAATGAATGGATTCCGATTAAAAAAGGGGACTACCTGTATATGGGACCTTATGTGCCGCAAGCGACCTACGCTGTAGGCAGAGAGCCATTCGCCTACTTGTATTCCAAAGATTGCAACCGGGATGCGTCCCTATAA
- the allD gene encoding ureidoglycolate dehydrogenase, producing the protein MRVTKRELHELIRTKLSRAGLSVDHADVVADVLVHADVRGLHSHGAMRVEYYAERIAKGGTNVNPRFVFEKKGPCSAVFDGDNGAGHVAAKQAMREAVNIAKENGVAVVGVRRIGHSGALSYYVQQAAREGLIGISVCQSDPMVVPFGGAEPYYGTNPIAFAAPGEGSELITFDMATTVQAWGKILHARSKHEPIPDTWAVDERGVRTDDPFKVHALLPIAGPKGYGLMMMVDVLSGILLGLPFGNQVSSMYHDLTEGRNLGQLHIVINPSFFTDLETFRRNISKTMSDLNGINPAPGFERVLYPGQNYDLIEQENEAIGIEIVDEVYNYLVSDVVHNNTYDHKDPFAT; encoded by the coding sequence ATGAGAGTAACCAAACGAGAACTGCATGAGCTTATCCGAACCAAATTGTCCCGTGCCGGATTGTCTGTCGACCATGCGGATGTGGTGGCGGACGTGCTCGTTCATGCCGATGTCCGCGGTCTTCACTCGCATGGGGCCATGCGTGTCGAATATTATGCGGAGCGCATTGCGAAAGGCGGAACGAACGTGAATCCCCGCTTTGTGTTCGAGAAAAAAGGACCATGCTCCGCCGTCTTCGACGGGGATAACGGGGCCGGGCATGTGGCGGCCAAGCAGGCGATGCGGGAGGCGGTGAATATCGCCAAGGAAAATGGTGTCGCCGTAGTCGGGGTAAGACGTATCGGGCACAGCGGCGCCCTGTCTTACTATGTGCAGCAAGCGGCACGGGAAGGACTAATTGGCATTTCAGTCTGCCAATCCGATCCGATGGTTGTGCCTTTCGGCGGGGCTGAGCCTTATTACGGCACGAATCCGATTGCCTTCGCCGCGCCAGGAGAAGGCAGCGAGCTCATTACCTTCGACATGGCGACTACCGTCCAGGCATGGGGAAAGATTTTGCATGCCCGATCAAAGCACGAGCCGATTCCGGATACGTGGGCGGTGGATGAACGGGGCGTAAGGACGGATGACCCGTTTAAAGTGCACGCACTGCTTCCGATTGCAGGACCAAAAGGGTACGGATTGATGATGATGGTCGATGTGCTGTCCGGCATCCTTCTTGGTTTACCGTTCGGTAATCAGGTCAGCTCCATGTACCACGACCTGACTGAAGGCCGTAATCTGGGCCAGCTTCATATTGTGATTAACCCATCCTTTTTTACCGATTTGGAAACGTTCCGGCGCAACATTTCGAAGACGATGAGTGATTTGAACGGCATTAATCCGGCGCCTGGCTTTGAGCGGGTTCTCTATCCAGGACAGAATTATGACCTGATCGAGCAGGAGAACGAAGCTATCGGCATTGAGATTGTAGATGAGGTATATAACTATCTCGTATCCGATGTCGTTCATAACAACACTTATGATCATAAAGATCCATTTGCAACGTAA